A genomic segment from Lates calcarifer isolate ASB-BC8 linkage group LG13, TLL_Latcal_v3, whole genome shotgun sequence encodes:
- the LOC108875142 gene encoding soluble scavenger receptor cysteine-rich domain-containing protein SSC5D, producing the protein MNPYGDRNLNSRPRDVTDPPPYSAPGPYDNSHNPPLPPVIQTGHSSLMVLSHNSPPYQTSSDRDGGQNLVQSDRSALALPGSGLRSMPPVLPQAQTPSPASIPALNPYPAPTPATPPSSQVSIIIPSPDLRPSPLPSQCSEDSCPDLECSICFSQFNNVFRCPKMLQCKHTFCLECLARINVKSPEPSAIQCPLCRSLTPLPTLGLPKLTTDPDVLSYLPAAMQRVYSIRFLRNKGKLEVKRSAESHRRWGQRSLTSLRSVNRSLDVGLPSPPVGGGGEAGGVGGALFRLTGRPACRAFLLTSVVMMMVLLTGIIIFLFTVNKGSSSP; encoded by the exons ATGAATCCCTATGGAGACAGAAACCTGAACTCTCGCCCCCGTGATGTCACTGATCCACCTCCGTATTCAGCCCCAGGTCCCTACGATAATTCCCATAATCCACCTCTCCCTCCAGTCATACAGACAGGTCACAGCTCTCTGATGGTTCTGAGTCATAACTCTCCTCCCTATCAGACCTCGTCAGACCGGGATGGAGGTCAAAACCTGGTCCAGTCGGACCGCTCCGCCTTGGCGCTCCCAGGCTCTGGCCTCAGATCCATGCCTCCAGTCCTGCCCCAAGCACAGACTCCATCTCCAGCTTCCATCCCTGCACTAAACCCTTACCCCGCCCCCACCCCCGCCACCCCCCCGTCCAGCCAGGTCTCCATCATCATCCCGTCCCCAGACCTCCGCCCGTCCCCCCTCCCGTCGCAGTGCTCCGAGGACTCCTGTCCGGACCTGGAGTGCTCCATCTGCTTCAGCCAGTTCAACAACGTCTTCCGCTGTCCCAAGATGCTTCAATGCAAGCACACGTTCTGCCTGGAGTGCCTGGCGCGCATCAACGTCAAGTCGCCCGAGCCCAGCGCCATCCAGTGCCCGCTGTGCCGCAGCCTCACGCCCCTGCCCACCCTCGGCCTCCCCAAGCTCACCACAGACCCGGACGTGCTGTCCTACCTGCCGGCCGCCATGCAGAGGGTCTACAGCATCCGCTTCCTGCGCAATAAAGGGAAGCTGGAGGTCAAAAG GTCAGCTGAAAGTCATCGGCgctggggtcagaggtcactgacgTCTCTGAGGTCAGTGAACCGCTCTCTGGATGTGGGGCTTCCCAGCCCGCCTGTCGGGGGCGGCGGCGAGGCGGGGGGCGTGGGCGGCGCCCTGTTCAGACTGACGGGCCGGCCGGCGTGCCGAGCCTTCCTCCTGACCtctgtggtgatgatgatggtgctgCTGACCGgcatcatcatcttcctcttcaccGTCAACAAAGGTTCATCCTCACCGTGA